Within the Nitrososphaera sp. genome, the region ATGGTCGGAAATGGCAGTCAGGTCGTGGGACGCCCAGATTATCGTGACTTTTTTTTCCTTGTTTATGTCGCGTATAACGCTGTAAAACTTGTTCTGCACCTCCATGTCAACCCCGGTGACAGGCTCGTCAAGAATCATCAGGACCGGCTCTTTTACCAGGGCCTTGGCAATGAAGGTGCGCTGCTGTTGGCCGCCGGAAAGCTCGTATATCCTCCGGGAGGCAAGCGATTCCAGTCCGACGATCTGCAGTGCCATGGCAACCTTGTCCCTGTCACTGCTGGTGCTGTCAAATATCCTGTTCCAGCTGCTGCCGGATTTTCGCAAGAGCGCTTCGCCCTTGCGCAATTTTTTTGCCGGCACGAGCCCCAGGGCCACGATGTCGGCGACGGTAGCCGGAAAGTTGGGCTCAAAGCTGACCCGCTGCGGCACATAACCGACCATCGGCAGCAGCGTCGAGTACTCTTTCCGGGCGTCATAGCCGAACAGCTTTATCTTTCCCGAATAGTTTTGCAGGCCCAGAATTGCCCTGAAAAGCGTGGTCTTGCCGGCGCCGTTGGGTCCGACTACCCCCAGAAGGTCCCCTTGCTGGACGCTGAAGCTGATGTTTCGGATGGCAAATGCCCCGTTCAGGCTTACTGATACGTTCTCGACATCAAGCGCGCTTGCTGTCATCTCGACGCCTTCCTTGGCCCATACTTGATTTGCTGCAAGTGACCGGGAATGGTTATTCCCCTCCTGCAAAATGACAACAGGGAATAATGATAATTGTGCAAGTAGGTGCTAGTAGAATTCTTACAAGGCGCGCTGGCAGCTGTGACAATCATAAATGAAGCCGCTCCTGCCGCCAAAATCTCTTTCTCACAGAATATAGGGGCTATTAATGATAAATACTTTTGTTAATAATGTATATGCCTGTCAATATAAGGAAGTTAATAACACCTGTTTCTCGCTTCAAGCGGGGGTTGTGCTCCGGCAGTCGTTATTAACTTTAAATAAAGTATTTAATAACAAATCTATGTGCCCATTGTAAGCGTCTCTCTGAACGAGGAGATAATCAAGGAGATGGACAGGCTGCAGCAGGAGCTTGGTTTCACCGGCAAGTCGGAACTCATGCGCGCAGGAATCAGGCAGCTTGCTGCCGAAGAAAAAGACAGGCAGGGTCTGTCCGGACACATCTATGCGCTTCTTCTCGCAGTGCACGATGAAAAATCCGACTACGAGGTCACGGAGATGGGCCACGATTATGACAAGCTGATAGGGACTCACATTCACAACAAGATTGACAGGAACCGGTGCCTTGAGATATTCCTGCTCGAAGGCCAGGCGCGTGAAATCACGGAAATGGTCAAAAAGTTTAGGGCAAACAAAAAGATGTACCAGGTCAAGCTGGTCGCGCTATAGCGTGACTTTGAGAAGCGCGCTGATGCCGGCAAGTTCCGCAAAGTGCACACCTATAAAGTAGGGCAGCAGCGGTTCCGAGTAAAGCGGCGCCATTGCAAAGTAGCCGTAGATGGCTATTGCGTTATGCAGCACAAGCATGCCAGCGAAGAACATCAGACCGAGCGTGTAGACGGCCCGGGTGTTCTTGTAAATCCTTCCATACAGCGTAAGGAGCACCGCAAGGACTGCCACGTTTACCAGGCTGACGGCGGTACTGATGTCCATCATCATCGACATTGGTGTTGTGCAGCTGGATTGCTATTACCTTGAACTTATTTACTTTTTTCCAGATCTGTTCCCGATTCGGGCATCGATTTTGCTCCGGACCTCCTGGAACGCCTCGATGTTTGCCTCAAGGTAATTCGAGATAAAGTACAGGACGCCGTATTTTTCGCCCTGGCGCGTAACCATGTTGTTCTTCTCAAGCACGTTAATGTGGTGCTGCACAGCCTTGTAGTCTACTCCCATCGCCTCCGCGAGCTGGTTCATGTTGTAAGGCCTTTCGGAGAGGAGGTCGATTATGCGCATCCGGTTTTCGCCCCCGCGCGAACCGGCAAACAAGAACCAGAGCAGTCGCTTGGCGCTGGGATCTGGCATGATAGAGTATGCAGGAGCTATATTTTTTGGTCAGGATTTAAACTTGGGGTATCGAATCACGGTAATTGCATAAAAAACAGATAAACCCAAGTCGCAAAAAAGCAGCGCATACCTTATATCCTCGCAGGGGGTCTTAATAACAAGCAAAAGTTTTGCGGCGGATCTGTCAAGTAGACACTTTTCACATCTTCCGGGGCTTTTGTATTGCAACAATAGAAAAACAGAACGTGAAGTAAATGGCAAAAACATTTGAAGAATTAGGATTGAGCGCAGACTTGACAAGAGCGCTCAAGGAAAATGGATACGAGGCGCCGTTCCCTATACAAGAGGCAGCGATACCCGTTGTTTTAGAGGGTAAAGATGTCGTAGGGCAGGCGCACACAGGAACGGGCAAGACGGCAGCATTTGGACTGCCAATTCTAGCCCGAGTAAAGCCGGGCGGGCCTATTCAGGCACTGGTTCTCACTCCTACAAGAGAACTCGCAGTGCAGGTAACCGCAGAGATTTCCCGGCTTGCGAGGTACACGGGAATAAAGTCAGTCTCCATATACGGGGGCCAGAGCATCAACCTGCAAAATGACAGGCTGAGACGCGGCGCGCAGATAATTGTCGCCACCCCTGGAAGGCTTATCGACCACATAAAGCAGGGCTCGATAATCCTGGACGATGTCAAGTTCGTGGTGCTTGACGAGGCTGACAGGATGCTGGATATGGGCTTCATTGACGACATCAAGTTCATTCTGTTCTATGTCAATGAGCACAGGCAGACGTGCCTCTTCTCTGCGACCATGCCTCCGGAAATACTGAGGCTGGCAGAGGAGTACATGAAAAAGGACATTGCGCACGTCAGGCTCAACGAGGAGGAGGTGGCGCTGGACACCATTGACCAGTCGTACCTTGTAGTCGACGAGCGGGAAAAGTACAAGCACCTTTGCGACTTTATCAAGCAAAACCAGGACCAGAAGGCACAGACCATTGTCTTTGCCGCGACAAAGCAGCGGGCAGACAGGCTTGCATACAAGCTGAGGCAGGACGGCTACCGGGCCACACCAATCCACGGGGACCTTTCACAGAAGCAGCGCGATACTGCGATGCACAAGTTCCGCAGTGCAAGGGAGGACATTCTCGTAGCGACAGACATTGCCGCAAGGGGCATTGACGTGCCGGCAGTAGGCCACGTGATAAACTACGATGTCCCAGACGACCCCAACGTGTATTTTCACCGCATCGGAAGGACTGCAAGGGCCGGAGCTGAAGGTAGGGCCATCTCGCTGGTTTCACAGGATAGGGTCGGAGACTTTGAGCGCATTCTAGCGCAGACAAAACTTCCCATCAGAAAGCTCAATGACGAGCTGGGTATCGCCATGCCGGTGCCAAGCTCACGCCCGCGAAGACCCTCATACGGAGGGTACAGGAGGGGTGGCGGCTACGGCGGAGGCGGTTATGGCGGGCGCTCAAGTTCGGGATATGGCGGCTCTCGCAGGAGTTACGGAGAGGGGAGCGGATCCAGCTCCCGAGGATACGGCGGGGGTGGCGGCCGACGCAGCTATGGCAGGAGAGGCGGAAGTGGCGGCTACGGCGGTAGGAGCCGGAGCAGCGACAGCTATCGGTCCAACTAGCCCATAGCATCAACTGCCGCTTTTTGTGGCGGCGGGCGTTCGTTTTTATAAAGCCCGCCAGCTTTTTCTGCTCAATGTCTTTTGGCGTCGACACGCTTGGCGGCCTTTCCGAAAAACTAAAGCTGCTGGTCGGCGATACCCAGGGGCTTTACGAGTCGTTTATCGACGCCACACAGCTTTTCAAGCAGGGCAAGATGGGCGAGCGAGAGTACTTTGCCAAGATAGGCGAGTTTCTCGTAGCCAGCTCTGCAATGAACTTTCTTGCAGTCAGAGTAATCCTGGAGCTCAAGGGCGCGCTTGACAAGGGCACCTCGATGAAAAGCCCAACGGGGGGCTCTGTGCAGGGCTCTCCGCAGCAATCCGGATTCGGGCTTGGAGGATTTGTAGGCGCAGGGGGCATGGCGGGGCCAAAAGCCGATGTGGTAATGCCGCAGCCCCAGAGCGAGCCGGTTTTCACGCCGGCCGACGTTGATTTGCGTGGCTCGGGCAGGGGTTCTGCAGCCCAGCCGGCAAAAAACTGCATAGCCTGCGGCGCCGCCATTCCACAGCGCGCCAAGTTCTGCAGCAAGTGCGGCCATTCGCAGTAGCAGTTCACCCTGACGGGCCGGTTTGACAAGAAATAATATCATCCTGCGCAACACGTAGCATTATGGTCAAGGTCTTCAACGGCAGGGCGGCGACGGAGGAATACATGTCCACGCATTCTCTGACTTTTTCCACGCCGGAAATGACGCTGCGCAAGTTCGCCCTCTGGCTCGGGGAGCAGGTAAGCCAGCAGGGCGGTACAAGAGAGCCGGTTCCAAGGCTCATGATGTACATCGAGGAGAAGGCTGACCGCAGCAACCCTGCCGACTTTTCACCCTTAGTCGACGACTCGTTCAGGCCCACCGGCGCGGTCACCGACATGTACAGGGGGCTTGATGCGCAATCAGGGAGCTCGGACAGCACGTCGCCTCCGAGGCTTGTGCCCCTTGACAGGGAGACTCTGGAGCCGGAGGTCAGGTACTGCATAAACTGCGGCAGCCAGCTAAAGCCGGGCGCCAAGTTTTGCGTAAAGTGTGGCAGCTCGCAAACTGACAGTCGCTAGGTGGCGCTATTTTTGCCCCCGGGCTGGCGCGCCCTTCCCTCGCGTTCCTTTTGCAGTATGTAACACTCGTTGCAGACTGATTCTGAAAAAATAAAATTAAGCGAATAGAATCGCACACGGCTGCAGACCTTGCACGCCCGCATGAAAACTGTACAGGCTGCAGCACCGATAAATACTGACTGCCGGCTACCGTAGGACAGGATGGCGGCAGCCGCGAGGATTGTCATAACCGGCACTCCGGGTGTCGGCAAGCACACCGCTGCACGGCTGGTGTCAAAGACCCTGGGTGCAGAGCTTGTCGACATTAACAAGATTGCGCTTTCAGAGGGTCTGATTGCCCATGGTTCGAGTGAGGGAAAGGGAATCGAGGTGGACAGGCCGAAGCTGTCAAGGCGGATTTCCCAGTTGCTCGCAGATAATCCCCGCGGCAAGATTGTCGTCGGCCACGTTGCGCCATACGTTGTCAAAAGATCGGATGCTGACGTTGTAGTGGTGCTGCGGAGGTCGCCTTACGACCTGCTTGAGACATTGCAAAAACGCGGTTATTCCGAGGAAAAGGCCCGGGAAAACGTAGCTAGCGAAATCCTCGGAGTGGTGCTGTTTGACTCGATCAAGTCTTTTGGCAGGCGAAGGGTCACCGAAATCGACACGACAGGAAGAACGCCCCGCCAGACTGCCGGAGAGATCGTTTCAGCGGCAGGCA harbors:
- a CDS encoding metal ABC transporter ATP-binding protein; translation: MQEGNNHSRSLAANQVWAKEGVEMTASALDVENVSVSLNGAFAIRNISFSVQQGDLLGVVGPNGAGKTTLFRAILGLQNYSGKIKLFGYDARKEYSTLLPMVGYVPQRVSFEPNFPATVADIVALGLVPAKKLRKGEALLRKSGSSWNRIFDSTSSDRDKVAMALQIVGLESLASRRIYELSGGQQQRTFIAKALVKEPVLMILDEPVTGVDMEVQNKFYSVIRDINKEKKVTIIWASHDLTAISDHATKVACMNRDLFFHGGKDEFFSNDEALKNYSESAMQMHMHHHGN
- a CDS encoding CopG family ribbon-helix-helix protein, which codes for MPIVSVSLNEEIIKEMDRLQQELGFTGKSELMRAGIRQLAAEEKDRQGLSGHIYALLLAVHDEKSDYEVTEMGHDYDKLIGTHIHNKIDRNRCLEIFLLEGQAREITEMVKKFRANKKMYQVKLVAL
- a CDS encoding winged helix-turn-helix domain-containing protein, with product MMPDPSAKRLLWFLFAGSRGGENRMRIIDLLSERPYNMNQLAEAMGVDYKAVQHHINVLEKNNMVTRQGEKYGVLYFISNYLEANIEAFQEVRSKIDARIGNRSGKK
- a CDS encoding DEAD/DEAH box helicase, with translation MSADLTRALKENGYEAPFPIQEAAIPVVLEGKDVVGQAHTGTGKTAAFGLPILARVKPGGPIQALVLTPTRELAVQVTAEISRLARYTGIKSVSIYGGQSINLQNDRLRRGAQIIVATPGRLIDHIKQGSIILDDVKFVVLDEADRMLDMGFIDDIKFILFYVNEHRQTCLFSATMPPEILRLAEEYMKKDIAHVRLNEEEVALDTIDQSYLVVDEREKYKHLCDFIKQNQDQKAQTIVFAATKQRADRLAYKLRQDGYRATPIHGDLSQKQRDTAMHKFRSAREDILVATDIAARGIDVPAVGHVINYDVPDDPNVYFHRIGRTARAGAEGRAISLVSQDRVGDFERILAQTKLPIRKLNDELGIAMPVPSSRPRRPSYGGYRRGGGYGGGGYGGRSSSGYGGSRRSYGEGSGSSSRGYGGGGGRRSYGRRGGSGGYGGRSRSSDSYRSN
- a CDS encoding zinc ribbon domain-containing protein; its protein translation is MSFGVDTLGGLSEKLKLLVGDTQGLYESFIDATQLFKQGKMGEREYFAKIGEFLVASSAMNFLAVRVILELKGALDKGTSMKSPTGGSVQGSPQQSGFGLGGFVGAGGMAGPKADVVMPQPQSEPVFTPADVDLRGSGRGSAAQPAKNCIACGAAIPQRAKFCSKCGHSQ
- a CDS encoding zinc ribbon domain-containing protein codes for the protein MVKVFNGRAATEEYMSTHSLTFSTPEMTLRKFALWLGEQVSQQGGTREPVPRLMMYIEEKADRSNPADFSPLVDDSFRPTGAVTDMYRGLDAQSGSSDSTSPPRLVPLDRETLEPEVRYCINCGSQLKPGAKFCVKCGSSQTDSR
- a CDS encoding adenylate kinase family protein, which encodes MAAAARIVITGTPGVGKHTAARLVSKTLGAELVDINKIALSEGLIAHGSSEGKGIEVDRPKLSRRISQLLADNPRGKIVVGHVAPYVVKRSDADVVVVLRRSPYDLLETLQKRGYSEEKARENVASEILGVVLFDSIKSFGRRRVTEIDTTGRTPRQTAGEIVSAAGNISKRTGRGNAQASVDWLSVVAEKGDVRRFFDHSPL